The genome window ATCAGTCGGTGTCGACCGCGCCCACGGCGGTCATGTCGGCGACATCGACCACGCCGGCGGCGTTGGCGTTGACCAGGTAGAACCCGGACGACGGGGTGCCGTCGGTGTCGGTGTTGGCGACGATGATGTCACCGACGCGCAACATGTCCGACGCGGCGTTGAAATAGCCCGCGGTGTCCACGTCTGCGGCCAGGTCGATGGTGGTGTAGTGCCACAGCGTGAAGCCGTTGGCGTAAGCGAGAACGCTCAGGTCTTTGGATGCATATGCCATTCGGTCGGCTCCTTAAACTTCGAGGCAGCGCATGGACACGACACCGGAAGTGTCGATCAGGCCCGCGCCCTGGCTCATGGAATTGTTGACGAAATGCGCGGCGCGATCGCCGTGCCAGGTGATGTCGGTCTTCACGTCCGCGCCGACGCCGTGGCCGATGGCGGATTTGTGATACCAGTAGCAATAGCGGATGTTGGCCCCGTCCTTGGTCAGGCCCGAGTGCGGCATCCACAATGCGCCCAGCCAACGTTTGGCCTGGGTGCCTTTCCACGGCAGTTCGCCGTCGCCGATGTATTGGCTGTCGGCGAATTCCTGAATGTTCAACAGCTCCGACCACTGCTTCCAACCGACCACCGCGAACCGGTCGCCGTCGTCAGGCACGTCGGCCTCGCCGAGCATTTCAAACGCAGACAGAACCTTCGCCTTGGTCAAGCCGTCCGCGCCGGTGCCGGCGTAGTTGGTGGACTTGTCCATTTCCGAAATGATCAGCTCGTCGGTCTTGCGGCCCAAGGCGTAGGCCCCGGCGCGCGCCACCACTTGCTGTTCGTTGATGTTGGTTTTCAGTTCGTCCAGCTGATCGACCCAATCGCCGGCGTAGTAATCATACAAGCTGATTTCCACCGGGGTGTGGTCGACGTTCATCACCGGAACCTTGCCGTGACGCGCCTTGGTGGACGCGGTGCCCTTGCCGACTTTCTGGAAGGTGGTGGTGGACCCGACGATGTTGTCCTTGGTGCGCACGGTGTTGCGCAATTTGGACCCCATCTGTTGGTATTGCAAATGGACTTCCGCCTGGAAATGGCGGACGAACGACTGTTCGACGGTTGTCGACATGTCTGTCTCCTTAAAAGTTGAAATGGGTGTAAGCGCGCCTTTCGCGGGTTATGGCGGGCCGCCCGGGGAAAAGAATTCCAGGCCCGCCGCCCGCGAAGCTGCGAGAATCCCCACCAGGCCGCGCACCAAAAAGTCGGGCTCTCTTCACAAAGAACCCGACCCAAGGCCTGCGCGGTTATCCGGCGTGGGACGAAGGGGGGGTGGTTTGAAAATCACCTAATGAACAGAAGCCCCCGACACTTGCACCGCCGGGGCAACGCATATACGCTCGCGTTATGATAGACAGGATCCGAACCCTCAGCGCCGCTCTTCTGCTCGCCCTGCTCCTGAGCCCCGCCGCGATGGCGGATGACGCTCAGGACCGACAAGTCGAGGTCGGCGTCAAAGCCTACGACGACGGCGACTACCAGCGCGCCAAGGACATCTTGCTGCCGCTGGCCGAAGCCGGGCATCCCAAGGCCATGAACATGGTGGGGTTGATGCATTATGACACACCGGTGTTTCCGAATGATCCTATTGTGGAATGCGACTGGTATGAGCGCTCAGCTAAAGCTGGGTTTGCATCTGGAATGTATAACCTTAGCATCTGTCACAGCCAAGGCAGCGGTCGCATAAAGGATCATGCGCAAATGCTCTATTGGAGAACCATGGCCGCAAATAACGGCTCCACCAATGCCATGATTAACTTAGCCTCACTGGATAAAAGTGAAGGGAAAGTCTTTCGTCAGTGGATGCGCAAAGCTGCTGAGAATGGCAGTACATATGCCAAGGTTGATTTGTGGTTACAAGGATACAAAGAGGATGTTCCAAACGTCACATTCAGGGACATACTCTGTGTTTCGTGGCGAATTCTAATTCTGAATGGAAGCTTTAAGGCTTGCGACTAGTTTTCTCACGCTCCTCATTTGTACGGTTTTCATCAGCTTTCTCCGCCAACAAATCGATACCCACCCCCATCAGAGCACTCGCCCCAGCCTCAAGAGCGCCAAAGGCATTGTCCAAAAGGTTCGTCGATTTTGTCAGGCCCTTACCCATCCGCGTTGCCGCCGTTCCGATTTTTGCCAACCGGTCAACCGTTGCGCCCAACGCATATTGACCAAGCCCTGCGCGTGCTTGAGCCGCACGGGATTTGCCTTGCCGCACAGCCGCTGCGGCCTTTTGTCCTGCATCGACAGAAGCCCCGCCAAACAATCCAAGCTCAGCGACCGAGGAAACCACACTGCCAATCCCGGAGCCGATTTTGGCCTCGGTTTTTTGCGCGTCTTCTACGCTCACCAAGCCATCGACATAGGATTTGTAACGATCATAATCGCCCCAATTGACGCCAATTCCGAAAGGTGCGCCCACCGTTGCTGTGATACCTGCTGCACCATCAAGCATCGTGTTCGAGAGCGTTTGAGCGAACGCATCCCAACCCAGCCCCCAATCCGTTTGATCCGTTTGAGGAGGGCCCTTAAATACACCGCGCCCACGTTTGTGAGGCTTTTTGGTTTTCGGCCCATTTGGTTTCTGCGCTTCCTTACTCACCTCAGGGGTGGTGGGTGCCGTTTGCGATGCCATCGGCTGCTCACCCACGTCGGCGGCCTTTTGGTCTTGGGTTCGGCCCAGCTGGCCGCCTTTGGTTGTGGGCGTCGCAGACGCCCTGCCGCCGATCAGGTCGTTGGCCCAGTTGTCGGTGAACGTCACGCCGTTCTTGGAAAAGTAGCCGGACTTCGGTGCTTGCTTGGCTTGTTGTTGGCGTTGCTGACTGTCCGCCCAAATCACCTAATTCTATTAGACAGTTTTTTTCGACTCCGGGAAATTGGGGTGAAAATCTGTCGTTTCTATTATTGCTTCAGCCCCATATGAACCTATTTTTTTCAGTTCATCATACGAAAATACCGGTTCTATGTTCCCACTTGCAGCCCAACACGTGATATGCAGTTTCACCTCGGCTGAGTTTGACGCGATAAACCCTCGCCATTCTGGTGTAGGCGGGCCGAGACGTTCGTAGAGCTTCGCTATATGCTCAAATGGATCGGAACTCGAACAAAAGTCCTGAGTATCTATTATCCACGCATTTACATTTCCGTGGCGCGTTACATTTCCCGGCGTGAGAAATGGTTCGCCAACACGGATCGCTTTGCTGGCTTGGCCCCAAAACGCAGAAACCCGGTCAGGGTCTGGGCCGTAAACACAAAACGACACATGTACCGCTTCTCCTTCATGGTTGCCCTGATCCCAACATGCTTCGATAGAAAGTTTTACGCCGCGCAAGTCGAGCAGTCCAAGGTCGCTAGAAGCTACTTGCGGCGTTTGCGCACCATGCTTACCCGTCCATAACAGCCTCACGGTCACTGCCGCCCCCTCCGAAATAAGGCGGCGCAGAACCGGGACCACATCCTGGATCACGCTGTTCAAGACAGATACGTGGTCGGGCCAATGTTTCCCGTAATAATAGTCAGTTGATTCGAGATGGTATTCATCATGGCCCAAGTTGATGCAGGACCATGATGATAAATGATCAAGTAACTCTTGTGGTGTCGTTACGGACGGCACAACCTTTATGCCAACTTGGACAGATAGTGTCCCATCATCATTTTCAAACATGCGATCAATTGATCCAGTTTTCTAAATTATCGATATAACGCCCACCCTTTTTTTCACGAACATCAAGGGTATTCCGATCAATGTGGACAGACTTACCACCGTATCCATAATAATCTTTTAGGTCGTGTAAAGCGTCGCTCAATTTAGCTCTATCTATGTCATGATGATCGGCTAGATAGTCGACCTTTTCAAGGTCATCTTTTCTGGCATCTACGATCTGAGGCTTATTCAACTCCTCACTTTGATCTGGATAGCCTTCAAAATTCGGGGTGAGTGGTGTACCGGGAACGGAAGGCGGCGTGGACCTTAATATATCCGGGCTTGCTTGCGGATAGGTTTCAACCCAGCCTTCCGGTTGTGCTGGAGGCCCATATCCTGGAGCAGGGTCACGTAAGGGATCATCTTCCGCGAGCAATCTTCTCTCAGCATCCCGTTTTGCTTTAAGGCCTAAAACACCTGCCAAAGCCAAAGCTTCTAAAAGGGCTGCTGTCGCATATGGTGTCGCTGTAATTGCGGGTGCAAAAGCGACTTGCACACCCGGCACTTTCGCTTGGGGCGCCAAGGAATCTGGCCCAATGAGTTTCGTCAACTCATTGAGGTCCATCAACAGGCCGTTGCGCACATTTTCTTGCGGTGCGCTGCCGCGTGCTACAGGCTCCGCCCCCAACGGCGCATACCCCGACGTGATGCCATAAGAACGTTGATAGTCTTTGGCAAACTGCTGCGGTGACTTTTGCAGCGCCCTGGGCTTGTCCAGTTCCCTCTGCCATGCCGCAGCGTATTTAGTGCGCTGACGAGCCTTGGCGGCATCGGCCATGCGTTGGCGGTGTTCTTTTTCGGCGGCTTGGGCGTCCGCGTCGAAAACGGTGTTGAGTTCCGTATCGACAACCACGCCTTCAGGATTCACGTTTTTTCGCGTCAGCGCGCCGAGGTTGTTTGTGTCTTTTGTGCCGGGCCCCGAACCGAGGGAGGTATTTCCAAAGGTCGAGTCCGCGATATCGGGATTTGCCGCGTTCCACCGCGCACGACGTTCGGCATAATTGACCGGGCCTGTTGTCGGCTCGCCTTCATAGGGGCCGTATAGGCCGCCTTTCAGGAAATCGTTATAGCCAATGCTGCGCCCACGAATCAGGTCTTGACCGCTTGGCCGTGCGAAGGGGTCTTTTTGTTTTGCCGCGGTGGAAGCTGGGGTCGGATTGTTCAGGTATCCGTACTTCGTACCATACACGAACCGATCCCAGCCTGTTTTTGTCGCCAAATTCTTATTGTATTCCTCCGGTGTCGGCACACCGCCCTTCGTCTTTGGCGCGGGGGCGGGTTTGTCGTTCTTCACCGCGTCAGGATCGACTGCGGGCGTTGCCTTGGGGGCGGACGTTTCCTCACCCAACAAGCCGGAATTCCAGTCCTGGGCGTCTTCGTCTTCCGGCGCGTTGG of Magnetovibrio sp. contains these proteins:
- a CDS encoding phage capsid protein codes for the protein MSTTVEQSFVRHFQAEVHLQYQQMGSKLRNTVRTKDNIVGSTTTFQKVGKGTASTKARHGKVPVMNVDHTPVEISLYDYYAGDWVDQLDELKTNINEQQVVARAGAYALGRKTDELIISEMDKSTNYAGTGADGLTKAKVLSAFEMLGEADVPDDGDRFAVVGWKQWSELLNIQEFADSQYIGDGELPWKGTQAKRWLGALWMPHSGLTKDGANIRYCYWYHKSAIGHGVGADVKTDITWHGDRAAHFVNNSMSQGAGLIDTSGVVSMRCLEV
- a CDS encoding DUF4279 domain-containing protein, producing MFENDDGTLSVQVGIKVVPSVTTPQELLDHLSSWSCINLGHDEYHLESTDYYYGKHWPDHVSVLNSVIQDVVPVLRRLISEGAAVTVRLLWTGKHGAQTPQVASSDLGLLDLRGVKLSIEACWDQGNHEGEAVHVSFCVYGPDPDRVSAFWGQASKAIRVGEPFLTPGNVTRHGNVNAWIIDTQDFCSSSDPFEHIAKLYERLGPPTPEWRGFIASNSAEVKLHITCWAASGNIEPVFSYDELKKIGSYGAEAIIETTDFHPNFPESKKTV